In Notolabrus celidotus isolate fNotCel1 chromosome 22, fNotCel1.pri, whole genome shotgun sequence, the genomic stretch CCCACCAGGTGAGGTTCTGATCTTCAGGGGTTTCTTTCTCgttaatcctcctctttctcttaaCCTTCATTTTGTCTGACTTTagtttgtcctctctgattAGGTCTCTGTGTCTTCTTGGCTTTAACACAGTAAGAACTTGAACACACGCAGATTTGATAATGACTATTTTGCCTCTCCAAATAACAGAGAGCACTGAGAGTGGATCCGtagtaaagaaagagaaggagaagaagaaccgCAAGAAGGACAAAGAGAACGGCTCTGGCAGTGGAGAGGCTGGAAACCAGGACAACTTTGACGCTCCTCAGGCTGTGGTGGGTTTCTTTCCTTCAGTCAGTGACCTCTTCGGTTTTCTGACCAATCGGGAGAGAGTAGTCCAGACGCTGGCCCCTAGAGACCCTTTTCAGGATCTTTATTCCCAACTGTGTGAGTCAGGCAGCTGTGGGAGTTACTCAACAGCAAACATGCAGCCTCTAAACCTTATTTGCTTACTGTTGGAACTTTGAGAAACTACAAGACGATTCGACGCTTTCTTAAAGCAGCTCAAAAACGATCAAACTGtcaaacacaaaatgtttctctgtttgtttgtttgtttatttatttatttatgtgaagggacagtgcatattaatgaacatttcagcattgcactaatgtaaatatgccagagtgaTCCATGAGGAGGTGATGTTTCTGAAGTTAAACATCCCAGTTCTATTTCTGATTATTTACTCTTTGTCTTGTGATTTTACTTCCTTATGTTTTATCTCTCACTCTCCTTTAAATGGATAACCTGCTGAAGCCTCCTCTCACTctttaacacactcacacacatttttgttgtttcatgAGGAGTCAGCTGACATGTGGTCCAGAGGTCATATTGAGTTTGCTTTTGAACAGCAGGTTCAGTCAGTTCAAACAAACAAGGGGTCCATTTAGTGCCAGCATTCATGACTATCTGTAcagtcagatgtgtgtgtaaccAAGGACTGTTTCACATCTGTACAGACGTTACAGAATGAAAGATTCTGCTGGGATTATCACTGTATAAACAACTTCCTGTGTCTTGTCGTCAGGATGGAGACGACGATGATGAGGACTGGGCCGAAGAGACGACCGCGGAGGCACAGAGGCGGCGAATGGAGGAGATCAGCGACCATGCTAAGAACCTGACACTCAGTGAAGACCTGGAGAAACCGCTGGAGCAGAGGGTCAACCTGTTCTACAACTTTGTCAAAGTAAGGACTCTCTGACTGCTGAATCCTGAagtacaggggttcccaaagtgtgggtcaggaccccctgggggggtcgcgagatgtcttccagatttttttgattttttttaaagtaatctaaatttgcttatttcacccattattgtaaaaatatagacaaaaataatagtttaattgaaataaaaccctgcacaTAAGTACaattaatgagttttctgcccttctttgttgtcagatgactcttacagttagggttagctaacaatTAACGAAAACATCAGTATCAGCAGGttgattcacagcagcacaggaaacacagccacatgtgcatgtaggtgaagtcattttgaagtatgaagcaacatttaaccacttcgagggacagtgggggtcacaagtctggcacctatattttgggggtcgctggCTGAAAGGCTTGGGAACTCCGGCTTTAGTAGAcctcattcacaaaataataataatatattttatttataaagcgcttttctgaaaactcaaagacgctgcacaaaggataaaaacatcatataaaacaacagaataataaaaacatgaataaaatacatttaaaagcaatcatacgttaaaagcagttctaaacaggtgggttttggtgagtgatttgaaggtggacaggttggggcagtttggaatgttaagtggtaaggcgttccagagggtgggggcggcgacagagaaagctctgtcccccaaggttcggtgcttggtgtcaaaatgtgtttgtgttcctctcCATGTTTACTTCATGATAATGTAGGGATGAAGACTTAACTACCAAATACAGTTTATCTCAGGGTTATTGttgaaaagataaaaatgacTTGTGTAGCAACTGCAAAGAGCCaagaggctgaggttgggcctagtGAAGTGTCCGAcgcgctaaaagcaaaaatcactgatgtacaaaaaaataagtttaaccttttattgaCGAAAAAGGATAATGAACTCATGATGAAATGCACAAACTGATGATTAAAGTGTTCAAAAGAATAtagcggtcaacaaaaagtatggagacccagctcacccctcTCTTCCACTCCCAACAAAAAAACCCAGGTGTTCTAAATGAACTGAAcatccccgcccctaacacatgacacGGCAATCACATAATCACctgaccccacaataaaccatatcgtgaacaaaaaatacacaaacaataaccaaaccctaaacctcaaaataagataCTATAAATACTCAaatccttcatggctcctacaACTTGATCAGTTATCATTCTATCTAAAAAGGTGGATCAGTCTGTAGAACAGAAAACAGTGGAAAACATTCCCCTTTAGAGATGCAGCACTTCAATGTGGAGAGAGCCCCCTGAAATATTGAATCTTAGTCTCTAACAGAAACTGTAAATATCAGAGTGAATAAGTTAAACTGGATTAGTCATAACTATTTAAACTAACTCATGTGCACCCAATCTGACTCTGTTTTCCACTTCCAGCATAAGAAGGAGAGCGGAACCATTGATGGGTCTGATAAGGAGATCTTGGCGGAGGCGGAGCGCCTTGACGTGAAAGCCATGGGCCCCCTCATCCTCAGCGAGCTGCTCTTTGACGAAAACATCCGCGACCAGATCAAGAAGTACCAACGCCACTTCCTGAGAGTAAGTCGACGCTCTCATGACTCGCCTTGTGTCAGCTATTTTTGGGGGTTGAAACAGAAACTCGTTTGGTAGTTTTCCTAGACCGTCACCTCGTGCCTCTCTTGCAGCTGTGCCGTAGATCAAacctcattttcattttttccacaGTTGACTATTATTCCTCTTCATGACATTACAGGGATTGTTTGTCTCATGATCTGTGTCCTGATttgtcccccccccctctttagTTCTGCAACAGCAACAAGAAGGCCCAGAAGTATCTGTTGGGAGGTTTTGAGTGTGTGGTGAAGCTGCATCAGGTCCAGCTGCTGTCCCGAGTTCCCATCATCCTCAAAGACCTGTTCGATGCAGACCTGCTGGAGGAAGATGTCATATTTGCCTGGGCAGAGAAGGTGAGTGTGCTGATGTCATATTTAAATATTGGTTCAATAATCACAGAGGTCGTGCTTTTTGATGAAGGCCTACTCCAGCAGGGATGATGCAAAGATCAGTTTTTCTCTTGGAGCCCCAAAGACATGCTCCAGTCATGAACATGAATGATCAAAGCTTTAAACAGTGATGTAAGAGTCAGTTAGGTACAAGTTATCATGAAGGAGTTAAAATTCATTAGCACTACTGTTTTTTACGCCCATAGAACTTCAAAACGGACACGGCTCATTTTGTTGAATCATTTATACGGTTGAGGCACAAAACTGGATTGTCTTCTCATCGACTTAGTTAAAGCTGTTACAAACCTGActatctttcttttctctccaccAGGTTTCTAAGAAGTACGTCTCAAAGGAGCTCGCCAAA encodes the following:
- the eif5 gene encoding eukaryotic translation initiation factor 5, whose protein sequence is MSVNVNRSVSDQFYRYKMPRLIAKVEGKGNGIKTVIVNMVDVAKALNRPPTYPTKFFGCELGAQTQFDTKNDRYIVNGSHEANKLQDMLDGFIRKFVLCPECDNPETDLHVNPKKQTIGNSCKACGYRGMLDTRHKLCTFILKNPPESTESGSVVKKEKEKKNRKKDKENGSGSGEAGNQDNFDAPQAVDGDDDDEDWAEETTAEAQRRRMEEISDHAKNLTLSEDLEKPLEQRVNLFYNFVKHKKESGTIDGSDKEILAEAERLDVKAMGPLILSELLFDENIRDQIKKYQRHFLRFCNSNKKAQKYLLGGFECVVKLHQVQLLSRVPIILKDLFDADLLEEDVIFAWAEKVSKKYVSKELAKEIHAKAAPFIKWLKEAEEESEGSEEEKEEEDENVEVVYSSSARELKVETVKPNMPEKEEDDIDIDAI